TCGTTCAGGCGTTCTCGCGAACAAGGAACAACTGTTGTTCACTTGAAAAGATACTGGTGGGAAAGGCAAACCAACTCGAACATGGAAGAACGAGGAGAAATTCCGACCCCAATTACTTGCAATCAAATCGTTGGCAGTCGCAGAACGAGTATGTATTATGCATATACGAGTACAAATACGATGACCCGTCAACTGAGATTTCCGTTTGAACTAGCCTCTCTGTCCTAAAAGGAACTATGACAAGGACTCAATCAGAGCATCAAACCACCAGATACCGTAATGATCGTGCCATCCTGTTGATGTCAACGGAAATGGGATATTTCATGCCGCCAAGCCGCCAAAGCTCCAACTCCGTTGTCGTCGTCATCCACGATCCAGTCATCGAACCGCACACCCGACGTGCAGCTCCATAAATTCGCAGATTTCCTGACTCCTCTGCAGCAGCGAGCGCCGGCCTCTTCCATTGCTTGCTCGAGAATATAATGtctgcgctcgccgccgccttcgactACACGATCCAGTGGTCGGTGGGCGGGAACTACAGCGACTGGTCGGCCACACACCCGGTCAGCGTCGGCGACACCGTCGGTGAGCTTGATCACGAATCCTGGTCTCTATGTCGGCGAATTTTTTTGGCTCTATGCTGTATCTGTCTATCTGATCGAGACGACATACGCCGGCGATGACGGCGGCATGGCGAGGTATGCAGTGTTCAAGTACGCGCCGCCGCACACCGTGGCGCAGCTGTCGTCGGAGGCGGCCTACAAGGCGTGCAACCTCGGCAGCAAGGTGTTCTTGGACAGCAGCGGCGGCACCGGCTTCACGTTCGACGAGCCCGGCACGTGGTACTTCTCGTGCGTCACGGGGTCGCACTGCGCCCGGGGCCAGAAGGTGGCAATCACGGTGACGGGCTCCAGCGTGCGAAGCCCCGCGAAGCCGGAGGGgaactcggcggcggcgccggtggccggcgcggcgggggtcGCGGTGAAGCTGGCGCTCGGACTACTCGGCGTAGGAGGAGCCTTGCTTGCTGCATTCTGAGCGCTTGGTTTTTGCTGGTGATCTGTGTGGCTGGACTTGCACCGGCCGTGCCGTTCCGTGTCCAGTAATAGCTCTTCGCAGTGTGTGTTGTGTGTAACTGTGTATCCGGATTCCTGATGCGTTGTGGAGTTAGGActtgaaaattttctttttctgacgCTCCCGCTGTGTTGCAATTCATGAGATTGAATTTTCGTCGCAAAAGTGTCGAAATAATTGCAGTTCATGATATACATGTTAGAAAATCGTTATGCTTTGGCGGGTAATTAGTCAAATTCGTTCAAACTTTTATAGTACAGCAGACTAGGTGGAACCGTGGAAGACGAAGCGCTACCGACGCTACCGTCTCCTCGGCGCCTCGGCCCGCGAGGCTTTCTTGGAACTTGGAAGGCGGAAAGAGCAGCGCTGCGCTACCTTCCGCTTATAAAGGGGCGACGCCGCGCGCAACCGGTGCGAGCACAGGAGTACTTGAGGAGATGCCGGTGCCGCCCCACATCGCGGTCGAAGCGCGCCAGATTCCAGAGCCGCTTCCCTCCGCGGCCGGAGGCGCCCAGCAGCGAGCCAAgcgccgcccccgacgccgcGCCCTTGCCAGCTcgcccggacttcgtcgccgccgccgccgcctgtaaGCTGAGATGTCGGTAGTGGAAATGTTAGTGATGGATACCgtgtgccgctgccgccgtgccGGCATAAACTGTCACTCATGTCGCTTACACGATCATCCCGTTCCTTGCATGTTGTAGTGAAACTGTCAGGTGATGCCAGTGCCAATGGCGGCCAGCAGCGGCAGATCCAGTTGGCGGGCTTCGGCGCAAGCCCC
This portion of the Setaria viridis chromosome 7, Setaria_viridis_v4.0, whole genome shotgun sequence genome encodes:
- the LOC117865604 gene encoding mavicyanin; amino-acid sequence: MSALAAAFDYTIQWSVGGNYSDWSATHPVSVGDTVVFKYAPPHTVAQLSSEAAYKACNLGSKVFLDSSGGTGFTFDEPGTWYFSCVTGSHCARGQKVAITVTGSSVRSPAKPEGNSAAAPVAGAAGVAVKLALGLLGVGGALLAAF